The Punica granatum isolate Tunisia-2019 chromosome 4, ASM765513v2, whole genome shotgun sequence genome has a window encoding:
- the LOC116202807 gene encoding trans-resveratrol di-O-methyltransferase-like isoform X1, with protein sequence MEDSGMSKTMGGNARGSLTHAQAHIWNHIFSFINSMSLKCALQLGIPDIIHNHGGPMTIGELVSALSVHSGKAHCIFHLMRILVHSGFFEQTSLRVVAEDDREEVGYALNNVSSLLLKDNPLSTRPFALAMLDPTLTDPWHCLGAWFLNDDPTPFSTEHGSLIWEHMGNEPEQNLRFNNAMASDARLVATEVLGSDCKRAFEGLRSLVDVGGGTGTMAKAIAAEFPDLECTVFDLPHVVAGLKGTKNVKYVAGNMFKEIPPADAYLLKWIIHDWSDEESLKILKRCKDGLREGKGRKLIIVDIVLGYCKEDAESVETQLFLDMLMIVLYNAKERTEREWAKLFVEAGFRDYKITPMLGLRSLIEVYP encoded by the exons ATGGAGGATTCGGGCATGAGCAAGACAATGGGGGGTAATGCAAGAGGCTCACTTACGCATGCCCAAGCCCACATATGGAATCACATATTCAGTTTCATCAACTCCATGTCCTTGAAATGTGCCCTCCAATTGGGCATACCCGACATCATCCATAACCACGGTGGCCCCATGACCATCGGCGAGCTTGTCTCGGCACTTTCGGTCCACTCTGGCAAGGCTCATTGCATCTTCCACCTCATGCGCATCCTTGTCCACTCGGGCTTCTTCGAACAGACAAGCCTCCGAGTAGTTGCCGAGGATGACCGAGAAGAGGTAGGGTATGCCCTAAACAATGtctcctccctcctcctcAAGGACAACCCTTTGAGCACAAGGCCCTTCGCACTCGCGATGCTGGACCCCACACTGACGGACCCATGGCACTGCCTGGGCGCCTGGTTTCTGAACGATGACCCTACTCCATTCAGCACGGAGCATGGATCGCTCATATGGGAGCACATGGGCAATGAGCCAGAGCAGAACTTGCGCTTCAACAATGCAATGGCAAGCGATGCCAGGTTGGTAGCGACCGAGGTGTTAGGATCGGATTGCAAGAGGGCGTTCGAGGGGCTGAGGTCACTGGTGGACGTTGGGGGTGGAACTGGGACGATGGCTAAAGCGATCGCGGCGGAGTTCCCGGATTTAGAGTGCACGGTGTTTGATCTCCCGCACGTGGTGGCAGGCTTGAAAGGGACCAAGAACGTGAAGTACGTTGCAGGGAACATGTTCAAGGAAATTCCACCAGCAGACGCGTATCTTCTGAAG TGGATAATCCATGACTGGAGCGACGAGGAAAGCTTGAAGATACTGAAACGGTGCAAAGACGGACTAAGGGAAGGCAAGGGACGCAAGTTGATTATTGTCGATATCGTGTTGGGATACTGTAAAGAAGATGCAGAGTCGGTTGAGACACAGCTCTTCCTCGACATGCTGATGATTGTTTTGTATAATGCAAAAGAGCGGACCGAAAGAGAATGGGCTAAACTTTTTGTCGAAGCAGGTTTTCGTGACTATAAGATAACTCCTATGTTAGGTCTACGGTCTTTGATCGAAGTATACCCTTGA
- the LOC116202807 gene encoding trans-resveratrol di-O-methyltransferase-like isoform X2: MEDSGMSKTMGGNARGSLTHAQAHIWNHIFSFINSMSLKCALQLGIPDIIHNHGGPMTIGELVSALSVHSGKAHCIFHLMRILVHSGFFEQTSLRVVAEDDREEVGYALNNVSSLLLKDNPLSTRPFALAMLDPTLTDPWHCLGAWFLNDDPTPFSTEHGSLIWEHMGNEPEQNLRFNNAMASDARLVATEVLGSDCKRAFEGLRSLVDVGGGTGTMAKAIAAEFPDLECTVFDLPHVVAGLKGTKNVKYVAGNMFKEIPPADAYLLKIYIIAD; the protein is encoded by the exons ATGGAGGATTCGGGCATGAGCAAGACAATGGGGGGTAATGCAAGAGGCTCACTTACGCATGCCCAAGCCCACATATGGAATCACATATTCAGTTTCATCAACTCCATGTCCTTGAAATGTGCCCTCCAATTGGGCATACCCGACATCATCCATAACCACGGTGGCCCCATGACCATCGGCGAGCTTGTCTCGGCACTTTCGGTCCACTCTGGCAAGGCTCATTGCATCTTCCACCTCATGCGCATCCTTGTCCACTCGGGCTTCTTCGAACAGACAAGCCTCCGAGTAGTTGCCGAGGATGACCGAGAAGAGGTAGGGTATGCCCTAAACAATGtctcctccctcctcctcAAGGACAACCCTTTGAGCACAAGGCCCTTCGCACTCGCGATGCTGGACCCCACACTGACGGACCCATGGCACTGCCTGGGCGCCTGGTTTCTGAACGATGACCCTACTCCATTCAGCACGGAGCATGGATCGCTCATATGGGAGCACATGGGCAATGAGCCAGAGCAGAACTTGCGCTTCAACAATGCAATGGCAAGCGATGCCAGGTTGGTAGCGACCGAGGTGTTAGGATCGGATTGCAAGAGGGCGTTCGAGGGGCTGAGGTCACTGGTGGACGTTGGGGGTGGAACTGGGACGATGGCTAAAGCGATCGCGGCGGAGTTCCCGGATTTAGAGTGCACGGTGTTTGATCTCCCGCACGTGGTGGCAGGCTTGAAAGGGACCAAGAACGTGAAGTACGTTGCAGGGAACATGTTCAAGGAAATTCCACCAGCAGACGCGTATCTTCTGAAG ATATACATAATTGCCGATTAA